The Morococcus cerebrosus sequence CGGCCAAATCAGCGCGCTTGCCGCGTGCGTAACGCTGCAACGCAGCCATATCGGATAACAGCCTGATTTTCAGCGAGAACGAAACGTTTTTAGCACGCAATATGCCGGTCAAAATATGCAGCGGCGAAAGAAAGTTGGTACTTTGAAACTGCAAACCCTCATACATATGCCATTGCAGCGGCAAACGGCAAAAAGCGGTTTCAGGGTCGGTACCGATGTGTTCCATCAGCGTCAATACGCCGCGATACGCGCCAAGCAAGATATGCTGCCCATTGTCCAAAAAACTGAATCCGTCGGTATTCCCAGCCAAAGTACGCGCCCGTCCGCCCGCCTGCCGACCGGCTTCAAACACAGTAACATCAACACGGCGCGCCAACGACACTGCAGCAGACAAACCTGCCCAGCCTGCGCCGACGACGGCAATTTTCGGGCGAAGATGCGGAGTGTTCATGGCTTAAATCCGAATAACCAGGTTTTCAGGGCAATACGCTTTTTGCGCGGCGAAGGAATGGCAATTTTATAAGTCAGGACGTTTTGCGCGCCGTCGCGGTCGATTTCGTTCAGCAACGCGTAATAAATCGCCGCCATCACCAACCCGACTTTTTGAGATTTTTTATCGGCGGCGGGCAAGAGCGACATCGCCTCACGATACATCTCGCGGGCGCGTGAAACTTGAAAACGCATCAGTTTGGCAAAATTATCCGTCGGCTTACATTGCATAATCACGCTTGCAGGTACATCAAACCGCTGCATTTCCTCCATCGGCAGGTAAATCCGACCGTTGCGTGCATCCTCGCCGACATCGCGGATAATGTTCGTCAGTTGCAGCGCAAGTCCCATTTTATCGGCGTATTCCAACGTTCGGTCGTCTGAAAATCCCAAAATCCGCGCAATTAGGCAACCGACTACACCTGCGACGCGGTGGCAATACAGTTTTAACTCTTCAAAACTGCCGTAACGCGCCTGAACCAAATCCATCTGCATCCCGTCGATTAAGGCTTCCAATTCATA is a genomic window containing:
- the hpnD gene encoding presqualene diphosphate synthase HpnD gives rise to the protein MQGLDYCRQKAEESRSSFLSGFRFLPQEKRDAITVLYAFCRELDDVVDDCSDPNVAQATLNWWRGDLDKVFGGMMPEHPVNQALRQVKETFKLPKYELEALIDGMQMDLVQARYGSFEELKLYCHRVAGVVGCLIARILGFSDDRTLEYADKMGLALQLTNIIRDVGEDARNGRIYLPMEEMQRFDVPASVIMQCKPTDNFAKLMRFQVSRAREMYREAMSLLPAADKKSQKVGLVMAAIYYALLNEIDRDGAQNVLTYKIAIPSPRKKRIALKTWLFGFKP